One genomic segment of Manis javanica isolate MJ-LG chromosome 7, MJ_LKY, whole genome shotgun sequence includes these proteins:
- the COA6 gene encoding cytochrome c oxidase assembly factor 6 homolog isoform X2 — translation MAAPSMKEREVCWGARDEYWKCLDENTDGASQCKKLRSSFESSCPQQWIKYFDKRRDYLKFKEKFEAGKFQPSKTTTES, via the exons ATGGCAGCCCCATCTATGAAAGAAAGAGAGGTTTGCTGGGGAGCTCGGGATGAATACTGGAAGTGTTTAGATGAGAACACAGACGGTGCTTCACAATGTAAGAAGTTGAGAAGCTCATTTGAATCCAGTTGTCCCCAACAGTGG ataaaatattttgataaaagaAGAGACTACttaaagttcaaagaaaaatttgaagCAGGAAAGTTCCAGCCTTCAAAAACAACCACAGAATCCTAG